A stretch of DNA from Curtobacterium sp. MCBD17_035:
TCCGCCAGGAGAAGAACGGACTGCGGCACTACACGCACATCGGCACGGGCAACTACAACCCGAAGACGAGCCGTATCTACGAGGACATGGGGCTGTTCACCACCGACGATCAGGTCGGCAAGGACGTCACCCGCCTGTTCAACGAGCTGTCCGGCTACGCGATCGAGAAGAAGTTCAAGCGGCTGCTCGTCGCCCCGCTCCACCTCCGCAAGGGCCTGCTCAAGCGGATCCACACCGAGACGGTGAACGCGCTCGCGGGCAAGCCCTCGGGCATCCGGATCAAGGTGAACTCGATGGTCGACGAGGAGATCATCGACGCCCTGTACCTCGCCAGCCAGGCGGGTGTCCCGATCGACATCTGGGTCCGTGGCATCTGCTCGCTCAAGCCCGCGATGGAGGGCTACAGCGAGACCATCCGCGTGCGCTCCATCGTCGGCCGGTACCTCGAGCACTCGCGGGTCTTCTCGTTCCACAACGACGGCGACCCGGCGGTCTACATCGGCAGTGCCGACATGATGCACCGCAACCTCGACCGCCGCGTCGAGGCCCTCGTCCGACTCACCGCGCCGCGGCACATCGACGAGATGGAGCGGCTGTTCGACCTCGCGATGGCCGACACCACGAGCTCGTGGCACCTCGAGTCCGACGGCGAGTGGACCCGGCACGCGGTGGACGACGACGGCGAACCCCTACTCGACCTGCAGGACAGCCTGATGCGCCAGATCTCAGCGCGGAAGCGTTCCTCCCGATGAGCCAGACGACACCCGACGGCCTCGTGGTCGCCGCCGGTGCCGTGTGCTGGCGACGGCACGAGAGCGGCCCCCAGGTGCTCCTGATCCACCGCGAGCACCACAAGGACGTCTCGTTCCCCAAGGGCAAGGTGGACCCGGGCGAGTCGGTGCCGCATGCAGCGGTCCGCGAGATCCGTGAGGAGACGGGCTACCGCGTGCACCTCGGCGCCCCGATCGGCACGGCCGAGTACGTGCTCCCGAACGGCCGCGACAAGGTCGTCCACTACTGGGTGGCTCAGGTCAAGGACACCGAGATCGAGCGGGCCGGGGCCTTCCACCCGAACGACGAGGTCGCTGCGCTCGAGTGGGTGGACATCGACGCCGCACGGTCGATGCTCACGTACGAGCGCGACATCGCCATCCTCGACCGCTTCGCCGAACGGGCCGCCGTGGGCCAGCACCGGACGTTCGCGATGATCGCCCTCCGGCACGGCAAGACCACGCCGCGGCACCAGTGGAGCGGACCCGACGCCACCCGGCCACTCCTGCCGGTCGGGCGGACGCAGGCCAAGCAGGTCGCGCCGGCGATCGCCGCCTTCGGCCCGCGGAAGATCGTGAGCAGCACGGCCGCGCGATGCCTGGCGACGGTCGAGCCGCTCTCGGCGCAGACGAAGATCGGCGTCACGAGCACCGCCGACATCAGCCAGGACGCCCACGAGCACGGCAAGAGCGACGTGCCGGG
This window harbors:
- a CDS encoding NUDIX domain-containing protein; the encoded protein is MSQTTPDGLVVAAGAVCWRRHESGPQVLLIHREHHKDVSFPKGKVDPGESVPHAAVREIREETGYRVHLGAPIGTAEYVLPNGRDKVVHYWVAQVKDTEIERAGAFHPNDEVAALEWVDIDAARSMLTYERDIAILDRFAERAAVGQHRTFAMIALRHGKTTPRHQWSGPDATRPLLPVGRTQAKQVAPAIAAFGPRKIVSSTAARCLATVEPLSAQTKIGVTSTADISQDAHEHGKSDVPGVVRKRLRKGRTTVLCSHGPVLPDIIAHIAAATSGEDSRFDLHRAAMLSTGDFAVLHIADDELIAVETHSSGVHD